The Bos taurus isolate L1 Dominette 01449 registration number 42190680 breed Hereford chromosome 18, ARS-UCD2.0, whole genome shotgun sequence genome has a window encoding:
- the LOC515276 gene encoding galectin-16 isoform X1, giving the protein MAFIGHLLQTDSHTQFQQGRKAQMETMDCLPNPYQQSVSLAVGFMVKIMGNLESSCGKNPELVVDFCTGIEEDSDIAFHFRVYTNSMVVMNSFQKGGWQEEKRMFSDPFMPGQPFELRFLVLENEYKVPYTRVGSLTVGSSLTIKGKTGVSFRWVRYIQPMGVEVEEE; this is encoded by the exons ATGGCATTTATAGGGCACCTTCTCCagacagactcacacacacagtttCAACAGGGAAGAAAGGCCCAGATGGAGACTATGGACTGCTTG CCGAACCCCTATCAGCAGTCTGTTTCCCTGGCTGTGGGTTTCATGGTGAAGATCATGGGAAATCTTGAGTCTTCTTGTGG GAAGAACCCAGAGCTTGTGGTGGATTTCTGCACGGGTATTGAGGAAGACAGCGACATTGCATTCCATTTCCGAGTCTACACGAACAGCATGGTGGTGATGAACAGTTTCCAGAAAGGGggatggcaggaggaaaagagaatgtTTTCTGACCCTTTCATGCCAGGCCAGCCATTTGAGCTTCGATTCTTGGTGCTGGAGAATGAATACAAG GTCCCGTACACACGGGTTGGGTCCTTGACTGTCGGATCTTCATTGACAATCAAAGGGAAAACTGGCGTCTCTTTCAGGTGGGTACGTTATATACAGCCCATGGgtgtggaggtggaggaggagtgA
- the LOC515276 gene encoding galectin-16 isoform X3, with product MSEQRPNPYQQSVSLAVGFMVKIMGNLESSCGKNPELVVDFCTGIEEDSDIAFHFRVYTNSMVVMNSFQKGGWQEEKRMFSDPFMPGQPFELRFLVLENEYKVPYTRVGSLTVGSSLTIKGKTGVSFRWVRYIQPMGVEVEEE from the exons atgtCAGAGCAACGG CCGAACCCCTATCAGCAGTCTGTTTCCCTGGCTGTGGGTTTCATGGTGAAGATCATGGGAAATCTTGAGTCTTCTTGTGG GAAGAACCCAGAGCTTGTGGTGGATTTCTGCACGGGTATTGAGGAAGACAGCGACATTGCATTCCATTTCCGAGTCTACACGAACAGCATGGTGGTGATGAACAGTTTCCAGAAAGGGggatggcaggaggaaaagagaatgtTTTCTGACCCTTTCATGCCAGGCCAGCCATTTGAGCTTCGATTCTTGGTGCTGGAGAATGAATACAAG GTCCCGTACACACGGGTTGGGTCCTTGACTGTCGGATCTTCATTGACAATCAAAGGGAAAACTGGCGTCTCTTTCAGGTGGGTACGTTATATACAGCCCATGGgtgtggaggtggaggaggagtgA
- the LOC515276 gene encoding placental protein 13-like isoform X2, whose product MAFIGHLLQTDSHTQFQQGRKAQMETMDCLPNPYQQSVSLAVGFMVKIMGNLESSCGKNPELVVDFCTGIEEDSDIAFHFRVYTNSMVVMNSFQKGGWQEEKRMFSDPFMPGQPFELRFLVLENEYKVFVNNESFCQFAHRLPLQSVKMLKVKGDTVLTSVDTF is encoded by the exons ATGGCATTTATAGGGCACCTTCTCCagacagactcacacacacagtttCAACAGGGAAGAAAGGCCCAGATGGAGACTATGGACTGCTTG CCGAACCCCTATCAGCAGTCTGTTTCCCTGGCTGTGGGTTTCATGGTGAAGATCATGGGAAATCTTGAGTCTTCTTGTGG GAAGAACCCAGAGCTTGTGGTGGATTTCTGCACGGGTATTGAGGAAGACAGCGACATTGCATTCCATTTCCGAGTCTACACGAACAGCATGGTGGTGATGAACAGTTTCCAGAAAGGGggatggcaggaggaaaagagaatgtTTTCTGACCCTTTCATGCCAGGCCAGCCATTTGAGCTTCGATTCTTGGTGCTGGAGAATGAATACAAG GTGTTTGTGAATAACGAGTCCTTCTGCCAGTTTGCCCACCGCCTGCCCCTACAGTCTGTGAAAATGCTGAAGGTGAAGGGAGATACTGTGCTGACTTCAGTGGATACATTTTAA